Proteins from a genomic interval of Thermoanaerobacterium thermosaccharolyticum DSM 571:
- the folE gene encoding GTP cyclohydrolase I FolE — translation MIDKEKIKKAVYDILEAIGEDPNREGLLETPDRVARMYEEIFSGLHTDVMDVIKTFKEDEHQEIVIVKDIPMYSMCEHHLLPFMGVAHVAYLPRKGTILGLSKLARIVDVLAKKPQLQERLTSEIADTIVKAANPLGVAVVVEAEHLCMTMRGIKKPGAKTVTSALRGLFKTDQRSREEVMLLINGK, via the coding sequence ATGATTGATAAAGAAAAGATAAAAAAGGCTGTTTATGATATACTTGAAGCTATTGGAGAAGATCCAAATAGGGAAGGGCTTTTAGAGACGCCTGATAGAGTTGCACGAATGTATGAAGAGATATTTTCAGGACTTCATACGGATGTCATGGATGTGATAAAGACTTTTAAAGAAGATGAGCATCAAGAGATAGTCATAGTGAAAGATATACCTATGTATTCTATGTGTGAACATCATTTATTGCCATTTATGGGTGTGGCACATGTAGCGTACCTTCCAAGGAAAGGGACAATACTTGGTCTTTCTAAACTTGCTAGAATAGTTGATGTTTTAGCAAAGAAGCCACAGCTACAAGAGAGGCTTACGAGTGAGATTGCTGATACAATTGTTAAAGCTGCAAATCCTTTAGGTGTTGCTGTAGTCGTTGAAGCAGAGCACCTTTGCATGACGATGCGGGGCATCAAAAAACCCGGTGCCAAAACGGTCACATCTGCTTTAAGAGGGTTGTTTAAAACAGATCAGAGGTCTAGGGAAGAAGTTATGCTTTTAATAAATGGTAAATGA
- a CDS encoding adenosylcobalamin-dependent ribonucleoside-diphosphate reductase: MNLTENSKKVLERRYLAKDENGRVVETVEELFERVAKSISEIDKKYDSNANIEELKNKFYDMMTNLDFLPNSPTLMNAGRPLGQLSACFVLPVGDSMEEIFDAVKYAAIIHKSGGGTGFSFSRLRPKGATVKSTGGVASGPVSFMKVFNSATEAVKQGGTRRGANMGILRIDHPDILEFIQCKQDNNEITNFNISVGITEDFMKAVESGEDYDLVDPHTKKVVNKLNAREVFELIVEMAWKNGEPGIVFLDRINEKNPTPAIGEIESTNPCVTGDTWVMTTEGPKQVNDLIGKPFEAVINGRFYRTTNEGFFKTGHKHIVLVETIEGYSIRLTDDHKILKVVDSSLNEMKTEWVSAIELKPGDKIILNNNRNLIGWSGELDEGDGYLLGLLVGDGVLKRDTAILSVWKEGKAVGDVNNCGVDNVMQYALDCAMRLPHRRDFTGWMEIKGRNEYRLKLASLRDLALKMGMHNGFKTVTPELEKMSSSAYIGFIRGLFDCDASVQGSPEKGASIRLAQSDLDLLKAVQRMLLRLGIVSKIYVNRRKASMKLMPDGKGSLKEYKIKPQHELCISGDNIEIYAKRIGFQDLKKMHRLNTLLSSYKKGSHQERFVARVLDIKESGFEDVYDVQVPGINSFDANGIIIHNCGEQPLLPYESCNLGSINLKNMLKEENGKYEVDYDKLRDTVHNAVHFLDNVIDANKYPLPQIDEMTKGTRKIGLGVMGFADMLLMLNIPYNSEEAVEFADKLMKFIDEESKKASMELAKKRGVFKYFDKSIYKDKNIKLRNATTTTIAPTGTISIIAGTSSGIEPLFAIAMTRNVMDNTQLVEVNPIFKEVALKRGFYSDELMKKIAEQGTLKGIDSIPDDVKKVFVTAHDIDPVWHIRMQAAFQKHVDNAVSKTVNFRHDATVDDVREVYELAYRLGLKGVTIYRDGSRDSQVLNLGIKKDKKEETKSDKKSDIKKNQIVPRPRPPVTKGITEKVRIGCGNLYITVNYDDNGICEVFTNLGRAGGCPSQSEATSRLISIALRSGLDAKSIVEQLKGIRCHSTLRQMANNKEIKVLSCPDAIAKVIEKVMKLKVEENENFAPIDVPINGSSDKYDDEEELYAAFTDDSHEDHFCPECGSEIEHEGGCVVCKNCGYSKCG, encoded by the coding sequence ATGAATTTGACGGAAAATTCTAAGAAGGTTCTTGAGAGAAGATACCTTGCTAAAGACGAGAATGGACGTGTTGTTGAGACTGTTGAGGAACTTTTTGAAAGAGTTGCTAAGTCTATTTCGGAGATTGACAAAAAATACGATAGCAACGCAAACATTGAAGAGCTTAAAAATAAATTTTATGATATGATGACAAATCTAGATTTTTTGCCTAATTCTCCAACTCTCATGAATGCAGGAAGGCCGTTGGGGCAGCTTTCAGCGTGTTTCGTGCTTCCAGTTGGGGATTCTATGGAAGAGATATTTGATGCTGTAAAGTATGCTGCTATCATTCATAAGAGCGGAGGAGGTACAGGCTTTAGTTTTTCAAGGCTTAGACCTAAAGGTGCTACTGTCAAGTCTACAGGCGGTGTTGCATCTGGCCCTGTAAGTTTTATGAAAGTATTTAATTCTGCGACGGAAGCCGTGAAACAGGGTGGTACGCGCCGTGGGGCCAACATGGGTATATTAAGGATAGACCATCCTGATATTCTTGAATTTATTCAATGCAAGCAGGATAACAATGAAATAACTAATTTTAATATAAGCGTCGGCATAACAGAGGATTTTATGAAAGCCGTTGAATCTGGCGAAGACTACGATCTTGTAGATCCCCATACGAAAAAGGTTGTTAATAAGCTTAATGCGAGAGAAGTATTTGAGCTCATTGTTGAGATGGCCTGGAAAAATGGTGAGCCGGGAATTGTATTTTTAGACCGAATAAACGAAAAAAATCCGACACCGGCAATAGGTGAAATTGAGTCAACAAATCCGTGTGTCACAGGGGATACGTGGGTAATGACTACAGAAGGGCCAAAGCAAGTAAATGATTTAATTGGTAAGCCTTTTGAAGCTGTTATAAATGGCCGGTTCTATAGAACTACAAATGAAGGTTTCTTTAAAACGGGGCATAAACATATTGTTTTAGTTGAGACGATTGAAGGGTACTCTATAAGATTAACTGATGATCACAAAATATTAAAAGTCGTAGATAGTAGCTTAAATGAAATGAAAACTGAATGGGTTTCTGCGATAGAACTAAAACCTGGAGATAAAATTATTCTTAATAATAACAGAAATTTAATTGGTTGGTCAGGGGAACTTGACGAAGGAGATGGATATCTATTAGGACTACTAGTCGGTGATGGTGTTCTTAAAAGAGATACTGCAATACTTTCCGTTTGGAAAGAAGGAAAAGCTGTAGGAGATGTGAACAATTGTGGCGTTGATAATGTTATGCAATATGCTTTGGATTGCGCAATGAGACTGCCGCATCGCAGAGATTTTACAGGGTGGATGGAAATAAAAGGGCGAAATGAATACAGGCTAAAATTAGCATCATTAAGAGACTTGGCGCTTAAAATGGGAATGCACAATGGATTTAAAACAGTAACTCCTGAATTAGAAAAAATGTCGTCAAGTGCTTACATAGGTTTTATTAGGGGACTTTTTGATTGTGATGCTTCTGTTCAAGGTAGCCCAGAAAAAGGTGCAAGTATACGACTTGCGCAGAGCGATTTAGATCTTTTAAAAGCGGTGCAAAGGATGTTATTGCGTTTAGGCATTGTAAGTAAGATATACGTTAACAGAAGAAAAGCTTCTATGAAACTAATGCCTGATGGAAAAGGAAGTCTAAAAGAATATAAAATAAAGCCACAACATGAGTTATGTATTAGCGGTGATAATATAGAAATTTATGCAAAACGGATAGGCTTCCAAGATCTTAAAAAAATGCATAGATTAAATACTCTTTTATCATCATATAAAAAGGGTTCTCATCAAGAACGGTTTGTAGCAAGAGTTTTAGATATTAAAGAAAGCGGATTTGAAGATGTTTATGATGTACAAGTACCTGGGATTAATTCATTTGACGCTAATGGTATAATTATACATAATTGTGGTGAACAACCACTTTTACCATATGAATCCTGTAACTTAGGGTCTATAAATCTTAAAAATATGCTAAAGGAGGAAAATGGCAAATATGAAGTTGATTATGACAAATTAAGAGATACCGTACATAATGCTGTACATTTTCTTGATAATGTCATAGATGCAAATAAATATCCACTGCCACAGATAGACGAGATGACTAAGGGTACCAGAAAAATAGGCTTAGGAGTCATGGGCTTTGCTGATATGCTGCTTATGCTAAATATACCGTACAATTCAGAAGAGGCTGTAGAATTTGCCGATAAATTAATGAAGTTCATCGATGAAGAGTCTAAAAAGGCATCAATGGAACTTGCAAAAAAGAGAGGCGTTTTTAAGTACTTCGATAAAAGCATATACAAGGATAAAAACATTAAGCTCAGGAATGCGACAACTACAACGATAGCACCTACAGGCACAATATCTATAATTGCAGGGACGTCCAGTGGAATTGAGCCTTTATTTGCCATAGCTATGACAAGAAATGTAATGGACAATACTCAACTGGTGGAAGTAAACCCTATTTTTAAAGAGGTTGCTTTAAAAAGAGGCTTTTACTCAGACGAATTGATGAAAAAGATAGCAGAACAAGGAACCTTAAAGGGAATTGATAGCATTCCTGATGATGTAAAAAAAGTATTTGTGACTGCTCATGACATCGACCCTGTTTGGCATATAAGGATGCAAGCAGCTTTTCAAAAGCATGTTGATAATGCGGTATCAAAAACAGTTAATTTTAGACATGATGCAACAGTTGATGATGTAAGAGAAGTCTATGAGCTTGCATATAGATTAGGGCTTAAAGGTGTCACTATTTATCGTGATGGAAGCCGTGATTCTCAGGTGTTGAATCTGGGTATAAAGAAGGATAAAAAGGAAGAAACAAAGAGCGATAAAAAGTCTGACATCAAAAAGAACCAAATCGTGCCAAGGCCAAGGCCGCCAGTTACAAAAGGAATCACTGAAAAGGTGAGAATAGGCTGCGGAAATTTGTATATAACGGTGAATTACGATGACAATGGGATATGTGAGGTATTTACAAATTTAGGACGTGCAGGTGGGTGTCCGTCACAGTCAGAAGCTACAAGCAGATTGATATCTATTGCGTTGAGATCAGGATTAGATGCCAAATCTATTGTAGAACAATTAAAAGGCATAAGATGTCATTCGACATTAAGGCAGATGGCAAACAATAAGGAAATTAAAGTGCTTTCATGTCCTGATGCGATAGCAAAGGTAATAGAAAAAGTGATGAAATTAAAAGTTGAAGAAAATGAGAATTTCGCTCCTATTGATGTGCCTATAAACGGAAGCAGCGACAAGTATGACGATGAAGAAGAACTTTATGCGGCATTTACAGATGATTCACATGAAGATCATTTTTGCCCTGAATGTGGCAGTGAGATTGAGCACGAAGGTGGATGCGTTGTCTGCAAAAACTGTGGATATTCAAAATGCGGTTAA
- the lysS gene encoding lysine--tRNA ligase, with translation MANTNDVNNGENLNELLKIRRNKLDELRSLGIEPYGIDKFDRTNMTSEIKNDYDNFEGKTVTIAGRIMSKRGHGKASFADIQDRDGRIQLYFKLDVLGEKNYEIFKILDIGDIIGVTGEVFKSKTGEVTIRVQDFKLLSKSLQVLPDKWHGLKDPDLRYRQRYVDLIINPGVKETFIKRTAIIKAIREFLDSRGFIEVETPILHTIAGGAAARPFITHHNALDIDMYLRIALELHLKRLIVGGLEKVYEMGRVFRNEGMDIRHNPEFTLLELYEAYTDYHGMMDITENLFAYVAEKVNGSKKIVYQGTEIDLTPPWRRLTMIDAIKEFLDIDFNKVSSDEEAIEIAKKNHLEVKEGMKKGDIIALVFDELCESHLIQPTFIMDYPVEISPLAKRKHDNPALTSRFEAFIYGREVANAFSELNDPIDQKERFIEQLKQREAGNDEAHMMDEDFINALEVGMPPTGGLGIGVDRLIMFMTDAYSIRDVILFPTMKPKAEQDELKNENE, from the coding sequence ATGGCGAACACGAATGATGTAAATAACGGTGAAAATCTCAATGAACTTCTTAAGATAAGAAGAAATAAGTTGGACGAGCTCAGAAGCTTAGGGATAGAGCCCTATGGCATTGACAAATTTGATAGAACTAACATGACATCAGAAATAAAGAATGACTATGATAATTTTGAAGGTAAGACAGTTACAATTGCAGGGCGCATAATGTCAAAGAGAGGCCATGGCAAGGCATCATTTGCTGATATACAGGACAGAGACGGAAGAATTCAGCTTTATTTTAAGTTGGATGTATTAGGCGAAAAAAACTACGAAATATTTAAAATACTTGACATTGGAGATATTATAGGTGTTACAGGCGAGGTATTTAAGTCAAAAACAGGTGAAGTAACTATAAGGGTGCAGGATTTTAAGCTTCTTTCAAAGTCATTGCAGGTACTTCCTGATAAATGGCATGGACTTAAAGATCCTGATTTAAGGTACAGGCAGAGGTATGTGGATCTAATAATCAATCCTGGCGTAAAAGAGACGTTTATTAAAAGGACCGCAATCATAAAGGCCATAAGGGAGTTTTTGGACAGCAGAGGCTTCATAGAAGTTGAAACACCTATACTTCATACTATAGCAGGTGGCGCTGCAGCAAGGCCATTTATAACACACCACAATGCTCTTGATATAGACATGTACTTGAGGATAGCCCTTGAACTCCATCTAAAGAGGCTTATTGTGGGCGGATTGGAAAAAGTATATGAGATGGGAAGAGTATTTAGGAATGAAGGAATGGATATAAGGCACAATCCTGAATTTACACTATTGGAATTATATGAGGCATATACAGATTATCATGGAATGATGGATATAACAGAGAATTTATTTGCATACGTTGCAGAAAAGGTAAATGGCAGTAAAAAGATTGTATATCAAGGGACAGAGATAGATCTTACGCCCCCTTGGAGAAGGCTTACTATGATAGATGCCATAAAGGAATTTCTAGACATAGATTTTAACAAAGTATCATCTGATGAAGAAGCTATAGAGATTGCCAAGAAGAATCACCTGGAAGTCAAGGAAGGGATGAAGAAAGGGGACATCATAGCACTTGTCTTTGATGAACTCTGTGAAAGTCACCTTATCCAGCCTACATTTATCATGGACTATCCCGTTGAGATATCGCCTCTTGCAAAGAGAAAACACGATAATCCTGCACTTACATCTAGGTTTGAAGCATTTATATATGGCAGGGAAGTTGCAAATGCATTTTCAGAGTTAAACGACCCTATAGACCAAAAGGAGAGGTTTATAGAGCAACTTAAGCAGAGAGAAGCTGGCAATGATGAGGCACATATGATGGATGAGGATTTCATAAATGCGCTTGAAGTAGGTATGCCTCCAACCGGCGGATTGGGCATCGGCGTTGACAGGCTTATCATGTTTATGACTGATGCATATTCTATAAGGGATGTCATACTATTCCCAACAATGAAGCCAAAGGCAGAACAGGACGAATTAAAAAACGAAAATGAATAA
- a CDS encoding DUF896 domain-containing protein, which translates to MITKEMIDRINFLYHKSKSEGLTEEEKLEQLKLRREYIKEIRNRVKQQLDNIEFVDQHECSDDCCHHHHSR; encoded by the coding sequence ATGATAACAAAAGAGATGATAGACAGGATAAATTTTTTATACCATAAATCAAAAAGTGAAGGACTGACAGAGGAAGAAAAGCTTGAACAGTTAAAGTTAAGGAGAGAATACATTAAGGAGATAAGAAATAGAGTAAAACAGCAGCTTGACAATATAGAATTTGTTGACCAGCATGAATGCAGTGATGATTGCTGTCATCACCACCACAGCAGATGA
- the folP gene encoding dihydropteroate synthase, translated as MTGLLKVRDKEIEIGKRTYIMGILNMTPDSFSDGGKYNTLEKGMERALKMIEDGADIIDVGGESSRPGYKPVTAEEELRRINDIVKKLQEVNTIVSVDTMKSKVAEESLKNGAHIINDIWGLQRDPDMAKVVADYGAGVVIMHNKDVAEYDDLLKDVISFLEKSIDIALKAGIKEENIMIDPGIGFGKTLEHNLTLMKRLDELKVLGFPILLGTSRKSMIGHVLKLDVNERVEGTAATVAIGISKGADIVRVHDVKEMARVAKMTDAMVR; from the coding sequence ATGACTGGCTTGTTAAAGGTGAGAGATAAGGAAATTGAAATAGGCAAGAGGACTTATATAATGGGAATATTGAACATGACACCTGATTCCTTCTCAGATGGTGGGAAGTACAATACGCTAGAGAAAGGCATGGAAAGAGCCTTAAAGATGATTGAAGATGGAGCTGACATCATAGATGTTGGAGGCGAATCATCAAGACCTGGCTATAAACCTGTGACGGCTGAAGAAGAGCTTAGACGGATAAATGACATTGTAAAGAAATTGCAGGAAGTAAATACTATAGTTTCAGTAGATACGATGAAATCTAAAGTAGCAGAAGAATCGCTTAAAAATGGAGCACATATTATAAATGACATTTGGGGCTTGCAAAGGGATCCCGACATGGCAAAAGTTGTAGCTGACTATGGTGCAGGCGTTGTAATCATGCACAATAAGGATGTTGCAGAATACGACGATCTTTTGAAAGATGTCATAAGCTTTTTAGAAAAAAGCATCGATATAGCGTTGAAAGCGGGTATAAAAGAGGAAAATATAATGATTGATCCGGGTATAGGTTTTGGCAAAACTTTAGAGCACAATTTGACATTGATGAAAAGGCTTGACGAACTAAAGGTTTTAGGATTTCCAATACTGCTGGGGACATCCAGAAAGTCTATGATAGGCCATGTTTTGAAGCTTGACGTCAATGAGAGAGTTGAAGGTACTGCTGCGACAGTAGCAATTGGCATATCTAAAGGTGCTGATATCGTAAGAGTGCACGATGTCAAAGAGATGGCACGGGTTGCTAAGATGACGGATGCGATGGTAAGATGA
- the sfsA gene encoding DNA/RNA nuclease SfsA codes for MIIENPTVKGKFVKRINRFLAYVEIDGEVILTHVPNTGRCKELFVPGATVVLEKRESRGRKTLYELEFVYKGSRLISIDSQVPNKVVLDNILRGKIKQFNGYDVIEREKTYENSKFDIRLSKNEEIFYIEVKGVTLENNGVVMFPDAPTERGAKHMLELKKVKESGMRAAVIFLVQMDDVLYFTPNVKTDKKFASALKDAVDAGVEAYAFCCDVKENFVDIKREVEIRF; via the coding sequence ATGATTATAGAAAATCCAACTGTCAAAGGCAAATTCGTAAAGAGGATAAATAGATTTTTGGCGTATGTTGAAATTGATGGTGAAGTAATCCTTACGCATGTCCCCAATACAGGTAGATGCAAAGAATTGTTTGTGCCGGGTGCAACTGTTGTGCTGGAAAAACGGGAAAGTAGAGGACGGAAAACTCTATATGAGCTAGAGTTTGTGTATAAAGGGTCAAGGCTTATTTCAATAGATTCACAAGTGCCTAATAAAGTTGTGCTGGATAATATTTTGAGAGGTAAAATAAAACAGTTTAATGGATACGATGTTATAGAGAGGGAAAAGACATACGAAAACAGCAAATTTGATATTAGGTTATCAAAAAATGAAGAGATATTTTATATTGAGGTAAAGGGAGTTACTCTTGAGAATAATGGTGTTGTAATGTTTCCTGATGCACCTACCGAAAGAGGGGCAAAGCACATGCTGGAACTTAAAAAGGTAAAAGAAAGCGGCATGAGGGCGGCGGTCATTTTTCTTGTGCAGATGGACGACGTACTGTACTTTACGCCTAATGTAAAGACAGATAAAAAGTTTGCATCTGCATTAAAAGATGCTGTTGATGCAGGTGTTGAAGCATATGCATTCTGCTGCGATGTGAAAGAAAACTTTGTCGATATAAAGAGGGAAGTTGAGATTAGATTTTAA
- a CDS encoding thioredoxin family protein → MDLKQLFYNGVSFSEFVKSENNEITERLKSRYDNIALDGTAVNFKNKVRYVLAFAENWCPDCQVSVPIMAKLCDVAKIDFKILKREGHEEEMKPFYEDGKAKIPTFAFLDDSFNVVGTWIERPKVIKELVAKGDNSYRRGYVNGEYDKDIVNELLEIMSR, encoded by the coding sequence ATGGATCTAAAGCAGCTATTTTACAATGGTGTAAGTTTTAGTGAGTTTGTTAAAAGCGAGAATAATGAGATTACAGAGAGATTGAAAAGCAGGTACGATAATATAGCCCTTGATGGAACTGCAGTTAATTTTAAAAACAAAGTTCGCTATGTATTGGCTTTTGCAGAGAATTGGTGCCCAGACTGTCAAGTAAGCGTGCCTATCATGGCAAAACTATGTGATGTAGCAAAGATTGATTTTAAAATATTGAAAAGAGAAGGCCATGAGGAGGAGATGAAACCATTTTATGAAGATGGAAAAGCAAAGATACCAACATTTGCTTTTCTGGACGATTCTTTCAATGTGGTAGGTACATGGATAGAAAGGCCTAAAGTCATAAAGGAACTTGTGGCAAAAGGCGACAATAGTTATAGAAGAGGTTATGTCAATGGAGAATATGATAAAGACATTGTAAATGAACTTTTGGAAATAATGTCCCGGTAA
- the folK gene encoding 2-amino-4-hydroxy-6-hydroxymethyldihydropteridine diphosphokinase — translation MTDTYMSIGSNVGDREGYLKSALIKLTKNSVIIEKVSPIYETEPVGYKEQGKFLNAVVQTKTELKPHELLKVINTVEKELGRERLIRWGPRTIDIDILLYGDVTINDDDLKIPHERMWERAFVLVPLNDIAPNIVKGGMKLSDIVESLPDKIGVRLYKRDWYKVV, via the coding sequence ATGACGGATACATATATGTCGATTGGCTCTAACGTGGGAGATAGGGAAGGATACTTAAAAAGTGCACTTATTAAGCTTACAAAGAATTCGGTTATCATAGAAAAAGTATCTCCCATTTATGAGACAGAACCTGTTGGATATAAAGAACAAGGCAAATTTTTAAATGCGGTGGTACAGACAAAGACGGAACTTAAGCCCCATGAGCTGCTTAAGGTCATTAATACTGTAGAAAAAGAGCTTGGAAGAGAGAGGCTTATAAGATGGGGACCCCGTACAATTGACATAGATATACTGTTGTATGGTGATGTAACTATAAATGATGATGACTTAAAGATACCTCATGAGAGAATGTGGGAGAGAGCGTTTGTACTTGTGCCACTTAATGATATTGCTCCCAACATTGTGAAGGGTGGAATGAAATTATCAGATATTGTAGAATCGCTGCCTGATAAAATTGGCGTCAGACTGTATAAAAGAGATTGGTATAAGGTGGTGTAG
- a CDS encoding aspartate aminotransferase family protein — protein sequence MKDNSKYITCDDALKLNRNQVRENYKEYVNSNFVSMLSMLQFDKLFVKAKGVSVWDSDGNEYLDFLGGYGALNLGHNPDEIYEAIEKVKDLPNILQAAVNDFPGALAYDLALVTPGDLKRSFFCNSGAEAVEGALKLAKIASGKHKIVYCKNSFHGKSAGALSVTGREKYQKYFKPLVPDTVQVEYGDADALEDALKGKDVAAFIVEPIQGEGGVIVPHDGYLKEVRELTTKYDAYLIFDEVQTGFGRTGKMFACEHENVVPDIMCLAKSLGGGVMPIGAYIAKDDVWKKGYGTMDRCLLHTSTFGGNTLACAAGITAIKLILDKNLPEAAKEKGEYFLGRLKELKEKHKLIKDVRGKGLMIGVEFNQPEGGIIDKLSGGAVSRLSNEYLGSLVAGELQNKHHIITAYTLNNPNVIRFEPPLIVTKEQLDRVVEALDEIMTRSGSLLGMTLSSAKTVIGSLFNR from the coding sequence ATGAAAGATAATTCTAAATACATAACCTGTGATGATGCGCTTAAATTAAATAGAAATCAAGTCAGGGAAAACTATAAAGAGTATGTTAATTCTAATTTTGTCTCAATGCTATCAATGCTGCAGTTTGATAAACTGTTTGTAAAGGCAAAAGGTGTCTCGGTCTGGGACAGCGATGGCAATGAGTACTTAGATTTTCTCGGTGGCTACGGTGCATTAAACCTTGGACATAATCCTGATGAAATATATGAAGCGATAGAAAAGGTGAAAGATCTACCAAATATACTTCAAGCTGCTGTGAACGATTTTCCTGGTGCGTTGGCATATGATTTAGCGTTGGTTACCCCGGGTGATTTGAAAAGGAGCTTTTTCTGTAACAGCGGTGCTGAGGCAGTTGAAGGAGCTTTAAAACTTGCAAAAATTGCGTCGGGAAAGCATAAAATAGTGTACTGTAAAAATTCTTTCCATGGGAAGTCGGCAGGTGCGCTGTCTGTTACAGGGCGTGAAAAATATCAAAAGTATTTTAAACCGCTTGTTCCTGATACTGTACAAGTGGAATACGGAGATGCTGATGCGCTGGAAGATGCCTTGAAAGGGAAGGATGTAGCGGCGTTTATAGTAGAACCTATACAAGGTGAAGGCGGCGTTATCGTGCCACATGATGGATATTTAAAAGAAGTTAGAGAGCTTACAACAAAGTATGATGCATATCTCATATTTGATGAAGTTCAGACAGGATTTGGAAGAACCGGCAAGATGTTTGCTTGCGAACATGAAAATGTAGTGCCTGATATCATGTGCTTGGCAAAATCGCTTGGAGGCGGTGTGATGCCGATTGGCGCCTATATTGCCAAAGATGATGTATGGAAGAAAGGTTATGGCACGATGGACAGATGTCTTTTACACACGTCAACATTTGGCGGCAATACTTTGGCATGTGCGGCCGGCATAACTGCCATAAAACTCATTTTAGACAAAAATCTTCCAGAAGCGGCAAAAGAAAAAGGCGAATATTTCTTAGGCAGATTAAAAGAGTTGAAGGAAAAGCACAAGCTCATCAAGGATGTGAGAGGAAAGGGCCTCATGATAGGTGTTGAATTTAACCAGCCAGAAGGCGGAATAATTGATAAATTATCTGGCGGTGCCGTATCGAGATTGTCAAATGAGTACCTTGGATCATTAGTTGCCGGTGAACTGCAAAATAAGCATCATATTATAACGGCATATACTTTGAATAATCCAAATGTAATAAGGTTTGAACCGCCTTTAATCGTTACAAAAGAACAGCTTGACAGAGTTGTAGAGGCATTGGACGAAATAATGACAAGAAGCGGTAGTTTACTAGGAATGACGCTATCTAGTGCAAAAACGGTTATAGGTTCACTTTTCAATAGATAA
- the queD gene encoding 6-carboxytetrahydropterin synthase QueD, whose product MKVTKVFTFDSAHNLTKYNGKCENLHGHTYKLEVTVEGSVNDEGIVIDFAELKAIVENQVVKKLDHMYLNDVLGFNTTCENIITWAWKILEPLLRTERYHLYSIKLWETPTNFAEVDIKDFEK is encoded by the coding sequence ATGAAAGTAACAAAAGTATTTACTTTTGACAGTGCTCACAATTTAACTAAATACAATGGTAAATGCGAGAATTTACACGGTCATACGTATAAACTTGAAGTAACTGTAGAAGGCAGCGTCAATGACGAGGGAATCGTTATTGATTTTGCTGAGCTAAAAGCCATCGTAGAAAATCAAGTAGTTAAAAAATTGGATCATATGTACTTAAATGATGTTTTAGGATTTAACACTACATGTGAAAATATTATTACATGGGCGTGGAAGATATTAGAGCCTCTTTTAAGGACAGAGAGATACCATCTTTATAGTATTAAATTGTGGGAGACTCCTACAAATTTTGCAGAAGTAGATATTAAAGACTTTGAAAAATAA